TCCAATAATTCCTCTTCGAGAGGTGCTCGAATATCCTTAAAATTCTCGTCGATATCCTCGAACACAAGTACTCTGTCATCGAACGCAGTCATCGTGTTAGCCTCACCTCAAAGGCGGTTTCAAACTCATCCGGTGAGTCGACGAGTGATATCTTACCACCAACACGCTCCACGACTTGTTTGACGATATACAGTCCGAGCCCAGATCCAACACTAGTCGGACCTTCAACATCTGTCGTGGAGTACATCGGTTCGAAAATGCGTGTCCGTTCTTCCTTTGAGATGCCGACGCCATTATCAATCACTCGCACCTTATGCCAGTCACTCGTATTTTCGGCTTCAAATCGGATCTTACGACCGTCGTCACCAATCGAATCCTCGACGACGGCCTTGATAGCGTTCGTGTATAAATTGATCAGAACACCGCTGTAGAGACCAACATTCACCTCGGGCGTCTCTAGTCCGAACCTGATCGCGTTCTCCACCTCTATCTCCCGTCGCTCGGTGTACCGTTCAAACTTTTCAATAATCATGTTCACTTGTGGCTTGGGCTTGAAACTGGAGTCAGATCCGGATGAGATCTGTTCGACGAACGCCTGGGAGTAACTCAGATGCGTCTCGAAATCCTCCACTGCCTGTTCTGTATGCTCAATCCGGTCTTGGAACTCGTCGCTGCGGTCCTTCGGTGGTACTTGCTTCCAGTGATCGAGCATGTCCTTCGCTGAGTCCAAGATCAGGGTTGTCTCATGACTCATGAACGCGGACACGACTCCGAGTAAGTTCATCGATTCAACGGCTTCCCGGGCCTCTTTCTCGGCCTCATGGTGCTCTTCAACCTGTATCTCAATATCCTCGACTTGGTCAAGTAGTTCCTGTTGTGTTGCTTCCCCGATATCGTCGCTCTCCTGTACAAATTCTTTGGTCGAGCTAATTGTGGACGTGGTCTTGTCTTTCTTCTCTTCAGCCTTCTTTTTCTTTTGCTTCTGCTCCTCAAGTCGGTCGATAACACCGAGGATTTCGAGGCTCCCCCGCGTGATATCAACGAGCTGTTCGTAGGCGTCGTTTTCGACGAAGCCTTGCCGGTCCATTGACGGCATGAGCCGATCTTTCATCACTGTACTGGCAATCTCCTCAGACCGGTAGCTGGAGACGTGGATAGCTCCAAGCACCTGAACTTTCCGCGGTAATTGGAGCATGGCTTGGCTTTCAGTGATTTTCCGTTCGCCTTCCGGGAATAATGCCTCGGTTATGGGTGACTCCCAGTTCCGCGAGCGGCGGGCCTGCGCTTGGGATAGACCGAGCCAGTCATCTCCTTGATCGCCGTATGGGGGCATGCGGAAGTTGTTATCGACAATTCGGATGCCGCCGTTCTCGCTCAGCCAGCTACGGGCCTTTCGTCCGTCCGCAGTCCGCATCCCGGCTAGTACACCTTTCCGTCGTGGAATCCACCGAATTTCGCCTTCAATATCGCCGACGAGGTTCTCATCCAGTTCGTATTTGTAGGTGCGGGACTCGCCGCCTTCGTAGTCGTACTCGTATATTAAGGTTTGACCGTCGACGGTGATTTCTACCTTAGCAACGTATCGTTCGTAGATTTCCTGCGCAACGCTGGTTCGCGGGGAGCCCTTCCCGGGTGGGGCGAAGTAGACGTTGAATCCAGGGTCTTCATCGTCACTTCCCTCGATTTCCGAAGGTGAAGATTCATACGGTGCCGATACGATGTCGAGGACTTTGGCCGAGACTTCCTCCAGTTCTTCCTCGGTCCACTCGTCCTGCAGGTCGGAGATGCGGAGTGTCGTGCCCTCCTCTTCTGCTGTTGCGCTGGCCTCAATCCGGTAGCTAACTTCCATCTCTTGAAGGCCAGTCCCACTCTCGAACGCTTCCCAGTCGAAATTGGCGATGAGGCGGCGATACTCGTCCGCTTCCTCGTAGTAAGCAATAGTCCGGAGCTCTAGGAACAGTCCAAGGTTCCGGACAGCAAACCTGCCGACGCCTTTTGACCCCTGTACTTCCCGGCTGTAACGCCGCGATGTGGGGTTTCTGTCCCGATTTGAGGTAGCGATAGTCATCCAGAAGTCTTTGAATTCCGCCTCAGTCATTCCATGGCCGTTGTCCTTGATTATGAGTGCGCTGTTGTTGTCGTTAATCCAGATATTGCACCGGGTTGCGTCGGCGTCGTAGGCATTCTTGATTAGTTCGGCAAGTGCGACATGGCTGGTGGCGATCAGACGTTCACCCAACTCGGACAGAAGTTGGCTGTCGCTGGTGAATCGAGTTTGCTCCTGTTTGATGATTTGCTGGGACTCAGACACGGTAGCTGCTTATACTATGATAGTCATGGCTAATAAATTATTGAAATCTATTACACCAAGCCACCTTTATCCGCATTCATTGATTAATGGTGTATAGTTTATAATCTTAAACCAGAAATATCTTCTGGTAGATACTTTTCATAGTCAAAATACCCATTCTCCTCAATCTCACCTGAGATCACCTGCAGACCGCCCTCGAAATAACGAATCATCGCCTCTTGCAGTTTGTCTGCGTCCCGATCCGGGTGACGGATTTCGATCAACGTTTTCAGAACATCGTACGGGTCCACTGACTCCGTCGACGTCCGATACGGATCTGGTCCGCTAGGTTCCAGCATCTTCTCATCCGCAACCCCGACAGCTATCGCTGTATCCACAACCCGGCCCGTATTGATGCTCACGTCCTCGCCCTGGAACTCCTCAAAGATATTCCTCCGAACCGTCTCCCACGCATCACGACTCGCACGGATCGTGAATCCTCCCTCGATATTGTCGAAACTCCCGTTCGGCATCTTACTTCACCTCCAGTTGTGAGTTCATCTCTTCATCCGGCCTGATCCGATAATGCTTCCCGATATCCGTCTTGATCGCCGGCCACAGCTTCTGCAGCTCTGCATCCGTCACCAACAGAATCAGGCCTTCATCTAGTGTGGTGAAGAAGTCACCCTGCGCCTTGCTGTTCTGTAGGTCCAGCCGCCCAGCCACCGTGTCAAAGACAATCGTTGTCGAATACTTAGCCCATTCATTCAGCCCGAAAATGAAGCTGAGTGCTGTGAGCTGCGCCTCACCAGCAGATGGCGGCCGATCATCCATAGCCTTCCGTTCTCCGCCCTGCTTGATCAGTTCCAGTACGAAGGAGTCCTCTTCCCCGGGATCGCCCCGAAAATCAATGCCCCTATATCGACCTTTGATAAACTCCGACTGCGATACCTGCTCAAACACCGCATTCATCTCTTGCTTGATCTTGTCCCGTTTCTGCTGGATATGCTCGTGCCGGATCGTGTCGAGATGATCGATTGCCATCTCGGCTGCCTTGATCTTCGCCCGAATCCTCTTGTACGCTTGCTCCCCATCCTTCCGCTGTTTCTCATTCCTCTTCTGCTCAATCTCGTTGTCTAGCTCTTGAGTCCGTTCACGAACATCGTTCCACTCATCATCCAGTTCTTCCTGTTTCCGGTTCAGACTCCGCAGCATCTCCTCGTACTGCTCCTTCTGCCCTTCCTGTGGCCGCCCACCATATTCCTGTAACAGTTCATTCTGTTCCTGCTCCTTCGTCCGAATATCTTCTCGCAGTTCCTGCACCCGGTTTGCCGCCCTTACTGGGGAAACATTCGGCCGCGGCGCATCTGATAACCGCCGATGCTTTTCCCGACAGTCCGTAACCTTTCGGGTCAGCTCGACCTCTGTTTCCTCGACTTCATCCTGGAAGTTGACATCAGGGACCTTCTGAACGTGATCGTTGCCACAGATCGGGCACTCACCTTCCTTCTGGACCTGTCGCTGTAACCGTTGGACGATATCCTGCTTCTGG
The sequence above is drawn from the Halocatena salina genome and encodes:
- a CDS encoding sensor histidine kinase, with the translated sequence MSESQQIIKQEQTRFTSDSQLLSELGERLIATSHVALAELIKNAYDADATRCNIWINDNNSALIIKDNGHGMTEAEFKDFWMTIATSNRDRNPTSRRYSREVQGSKGVGRFAVRNLGLFLELRTIAYYEEADEYRRLIANFDWEAFESGTGLQEMEVSYRIEASATAEEEGTTLRISDLQDEWTEEELEEVSAKVLDIVSAPYESSPSEIEGSDDEDPGFNVYFAPPGKGSPRTSVAQEIYERYVAKVEITVDGQTLIYEYDYEGGESRTYKYELDENLVGDIEGEIRWIPRRKGVLAGMRTADGRKARSWLSENGGIRIVDNNFRMPPYGDQGDDWLGLSQAQARRSRNWESPITEALFPEGERKITESQAMLQLPRKVQVLGAIHVSSYRSEEIASTVMKDRLMPSMDRQGFVENDAYEQLVDITRGSLEILGVIDRLEEQKQKKKKAEEKKDKTTSTISSTKEFVQESDDIGEATQQELLDQVEDIEIQVEEHHEAEKEAREAVESMNLLGVVSAFMSHETTLILDSAKDMLDHWKQVPPKDRSDEFQDRIEHTEQAVEDFETHLSYSQAFVEQISSGSDSSFKPKPQVNMIIEKFERYTERREIEVENAIRFGLETPEVNVGLYSGVLINLYTNAIKAVVEDSIGDDGRKIRFEAENTSDWHKVRVIDNGVGISKEERTRIFEPMYSTTDVEGPTSVGSGLGLYIVKQVVERVGGKISLVDSPDEFETAFEVRLTR
- a CDS encoding AAA family ATPase — its product is MQLRHIEITNFRPYRNVEVDLVDTDGHIHIIEGPQGAGKTSFHRAVQWGLYGGEGPTTNYKTNWNETARENGDERMGVRIKFEEEGRDHILHREIDRFNQDRKEAHEKRVLIIDGDTRREGEDADEYIRDLLPEQLKDFFFLDGEIIQNLIDDDTGVEVKDDIETVLKHEAIINAREDLQSLIKDRYEPERDRIENERDERSELDDRISELREERRELRERREELREERQEVADDIEETRGELEQYNEELIDELNTYDEEIRNLEREQRETAEKMKEAWEDIHVGILSEPIAEAREQLREQEEHYEKLRSTLQKQDIVQRLQRQVQKEGECPICGNDHVQKVPDVNFQDEVEETEVELTRKVTDCREKHRRLSDAPRPNVSPVRAANRVQELREDIRTKEQEQNELLQEYGGRPQEGQKEQYEEMLRSLNRKQEELDDEWNDVRERTQELDNEIEQKRNEKQRKDGEQAYKRIRAKIKAAEMAIDHLDTIRHEHIQQKRDKIKQEMNAVFEQVSQSEFIKGRYRGIDFRGDPGEEDSFVLELIKQGGERKAMDDRPPSAGEAQLTALSFIFGLNEWAKYSTTIVFDTVAGRLDLQNSKAQGDFFTTLDEGLILLVTDAELQKLWPAIKTDIGKHYRIRPDEEMNSQLEVK